The Neomonachus schauinslandi chromosome 4, ASM220157v2, whole genome shotgun sequence genome includes a region encoding these proteins:
- the ZBTB17 gene encoding zinc finger and BTB domain-containing protein 17, protein MDFPQHSRHVLEQLNQQRQLGLLCDCTFVVDGVDFKAHKAVLAACSEYFRMLFVDQKDVVHLDISNAAGLGQVLEFMYTAKLSLSSENVDDVLAVASFLQMQDIITACHALKSLAEPAASPGENTVASATEGGDKRAKEEKVAAPTLGELDPGGSGPPTGPGREPKEERGGQAESTASGAEQTEKADAPREPPPVEPKPDPTSSMAAAEAEAALSESSEQEMEVEPARKGEERDEEGAAEVKEEGPPLEKGEAPEESEESASTDSGHELGAEARGLRSGTYGDRTESKAYGSVIHKCEDCGKEFTHTGNFKRHIRIHTGEKPFSCRECSKAFSDPAACKAHEKTHSPLKPYGCEECGKSYRLISLLNLHKKRHSGEARYRCEDCGKLFTTSGNLKRHQLVHSGEKPYQCDYCGRSFSDPTSKMRHLETHDTDKEHKCPHCDKKFNQVGNLKAHLKIHIADGPLKCRECGKQFTTSGEKPYLCDKCGRGFNRVDNLRSHVKTVHQGKAGIKILEPEEGGEVSVVTVDDMVTLATEALAATAVTQLTVVPVGAAVTADETEVLKAEISKAVKQVQEEDPNTHILYACDSCGDKFLDANSLAQHVRIHTAQALVMFQTDADFYQQYGPGSAWPAGQVLQAGELVFRPRDGADGQPALAETPPTAPECPPPAE, encoded by the exons ATGGATTTTCCCCAGCACAGCCGGCACGTCCTGGAGCAGCTGAACCAGCAGCGGCAGCTGGGACTGTTGTGTGACTGCACGTTTGTGGTGGACGGGGTTGACTTCAAAGCCCATAAGGCAGTTCTGGCGGCCTGCAGCGAGTACTTCAGGATGCTCTTCGTGGACCAGAAGGATGTGGTGCACCTGGACATCAGTAATGCGGCAG GCCTGGGGCAGGTGCTGGAGTTCATGTACACGGCCAAGCTGAGCCTGAGCTCCGAGAACGTGGACGATGTGCTGGCCGTGGCCAGCTTCCTGCAAATGCAGGACATCATCACGGCCTGCCATGCCCTCAAGTCACTGGCTGAGCCGGCCGCCAGCCCTGGGGAGAATACGGTGGCCTCGGCCACGGAAG GAGGAGACAAGAGAGCCAAAGAGGAGAAGGTGGCTGCCCCCACACTGGGTGAGCTGGACCCTGGCGGCAGCGGTCCGCCCACAGGCCCAGGCCGGGAGCCCAAAGAGGAGCGGGGTGGCCAGGCCGAGAGCACGGCCAGCG GGGCCGAGCAGACGGAGAAGGCTGATGCCCCCCGGGAGCCACCCCCCGTGGAGCCCAAGCCTGACCCCACGAGCAGCATGGCCGCTGCGGAGGCCGAGGCCGCCTTGTCAGAGAGCTCCGAGCAAG AAATGGAGGTGGAGCCGGCCAGGAAAGGAGAGGAGCGGGACGAGGAGGGCGCGGCGGAGGTCAAGGAAGAGGGGCCGCCGCTGGAGAAGGGGGAGGCCCCCGAGGAGAGCGAGGAGTCGGCCAGCACGGACTCCGGCCATGAGCTGGGCGCCGAGGCCCGGGGCCTGCGCTCGGGCACCTACGGCGACCGCACGGAGTCCAAGGCCTACGGCTCGGTCATCCACAAGTGCGAG gacTGCGGGAAGGAGTTCACGCACACCGGCAACTTCAAGCGGCACATCCGCAtccacacgggcgagaagcccttCTCGTGCCGAGAGTGCAGCAAGGCCTTCTCGGACCCGGCTGCGTGCAAGGCCCACGAGAAGACTCACAG CCCGCTGAAGCCGTACGGCTGCGAGGAGTGCGGCAAGAGCTACCGGCTCATCAGCCTGCTGAACCTGCACAAGAAGCGGCACTCCGGCGAGGCGCGCTACCGCTGCGAGGACTGCGGGAAGCTCTTCACCACGTCCGGCAACCTGAAGCGCCACCAGCTGGTGCACAGCGGCGAGAAGCCCTACCAGTGCGACTACTGCGGCCGCTCCTTCTCCGACCCCACGTCCAAGATGCGCCACCTGGAGACCCACGACACCGACAAGGAGCACAAGTGCCCCCACTGCGACAAGAAGTTCAACCAG GTGGGGAATCTGAAGGCCCACCTGAAGATCCACATTGCCGACGGGCCCCTGAAGTGCAGGGAGTGTGGCAAACAGTTCACCACCTCAG GAGAGAAGCCTTACCTGTGTGACAAGTGCGGTCGTGGCTTCAACCGGGTGGACAACCTGCGTTCCCACGTGAAGACTGTGCACCAGGGCAAGGCGGGCATCAAAATCctggagcctgaggaggggggTGAGGTCAGCGTGGTCACCGTGGATGACATGGTCACACTGGCCACCGAGGCACTGGCGGCAACGGCCGTCACTCAGCTCACAG TGGTACCAGTGGGGGCTGCGGTGACCGCCGACGAGACGGAAGTACTTAAGGCCGAGATCAGCAAAGCTGTGAAGCAAGTCCAGGAGGAAG ACCCCAACACCCACATCCTCTACGCCTGTGACTCCTGTGGGGACAAGTTCCTGGACGCGAACAGCCTCGCACAGCACGTGCGGATCCACACGGCTCAGGCACTGGTCATGTTCCAGACGGACGCGGACTTCTACCAGCAGTACGGGCCGGGCAGCGCGTGGCCGGCCGGGCAGGTGCTGCAGGCTGGGGAGCTGGTCTTCCGCCCTCGGGACGGGGCCGATGGCCAGCCCGCTCTGGCAGAGACGCCCCCCACAGCCCCTGAATGTCCACCGCCTGCGGAGTGA